One Schistocerca nitens isolate TAMUIC-IGC-003100 chromosome 1, iqSchNite1.1, whole genome shotgun sequence DNA segment encodes these proteins:
- the LOC126195091 gene encoding lazarillo protein-like, whose translation MAAAAMYHVAVLALALLAPPSLSQKAGLGPCPEVDVMPDFNVSAYLGKWYEQYRYFAIFEGQGDCVTATYSDSGDGVVTVENTANNPNTGITETIKGTANLASDGSDGRLLVSFPLTGSLKAPYWILDTDYDSYSVVWSCSSLANIANAQFSWLLTRDKNPSSETIQRMFSVLDKNNLETKSYIKTNQNCNN comes from the exons ATGGCTGCAGCTGCGATGTACCACGTAGccgtcctggctctggctctgctGGCGCCACCTTCGCTGTCTCAGAAAGCTGGCCTGGGCCCTTGTCCGGAGGTCGACGTCATGCCCGACTTCAACGTGTCTGCC TACCTGGGAAAATGGTACGAGCAGTACCGTTACTTCGCCATCTTCGAAGGACAAGGCGACTGTGTCACCGCTACGTACTCTGACAGCGGGGACGGTGTTGTCACCGTCGAGAATACCGCGAATAATCCAAA CACTGGCATCACGGAAACAATCAAGGGAACGGCGAACCTGGCGAGTGACGGGAGCGACGGCCGGCTGCTCGTGTCTTTTCCTCTCACAG GTTCTCTCAAGGCGCCCTACTGGATTCTGGACACGGACTACGACAGCTACTCCGTAGTATGGTCATGTAGCAGCCTCGCAAACATCGCTAACGCAC AATTCTCATGGCTCCTCACAAGAGACAAGAATCCCAGCAGTGAAACAATCCAACGCATGTTCTCAGTTTTAGACAAGAACAACCTGGAAACAAAGTCATACATCAAAACAAACCAAAACTGTAATAATTAA